The Aminithiophilus ramosus genome contains a region encoding:
- the fliG gene encoding flagellar motor switch protein FliG, whose amino-acid sequence MATKTKELRGKEKAAILLVSLGPDVASRIYKELEEPVMELLTLEIANLRKVTPEQKAEVLKEAQELLMAREFLTQGGVEYARRVLEQALGPERAQEVLRRITASLQVRPFDFMRHTDAQQLLSFIQGEHPQTIALILSYLEADQAAQVIGGLPAGTQAEVARRIAKMDRITPEVLREVERVLERKLSSVLGQDFTMAGGIDAIVEIINRVDRGTERHIMETLEEKDPDLAEEIKRRLFVFEDISGMDDRSLQRVLRDVDMKDLSLALKGATEELRQKFYRNMSKRAAEMLKEDMDFMGPVRVRDVEEAQQKIVNVVRALEDAGEIVIARGGEEELVV is encoded by the coding sequence ATGGCAACCAAGACAAAGGAACTGCGGGGCAAGGAAAAGGCGGCCATCCTCCTCGTCTCCCTGGGGCCCGATGTGGCCTCCAGAATCTACAAGGAGCTGGAGGAGCCCGTCATGGAGCTTCTCACCCTGGAGATCGCCAACCTGCGCAAGGTGACGCCGGAGCAGAAGGCCGAGGTGCTCAAGGAGGCCCAGGAGCTCCTCATGGCCCGCGAGTTCCTCACTCAGGGCGGCGTCGAGTACGCCCGGCGCGTTCTGGAACAGGCCCTCGGCCCCGAGCGGGCCCAGGAGGTGCTCCGCCGCATCACGGCGAGCCTCCAGGTCCGTCCCTTCGACTTCATGCGCCACACCGACGCCCAGCAGCTTCTCAGCTTCATCCAGGGCGAGCATCCCCAGACGATCGCCCTCATCCTCTCCTACCTGGAGGCCGATCAGGCCGCCCAGGTCATCGGAGGCCTGCCCGCCGGGACCCAGGCCGAGGTGGCGCGGCGAATCGCCAAGATGGACCGCATCACGCCCGAAGTGCTGCGCGAGGTGGAGCGCGTCCTGGAGCGCAAGCTCTCCAGCGTTCTCGGCCAGGACTTCACCATGGCCGGAGGCATCGACGCCATCGTCGAGATCATCAACCGCGTCGATCGGGGCACGGAGCGCCACATCATGGAGACCCTGGAGGAGAAGGATCCCGACCTGGCCGAGGAGATCAAGCGGCGCCTCTTCGTCTTCGAGGACATCTCGGGGATGGACGACCGCTCCCTCCAGAGGGTGCTTCGCGACGTGGACATGAAGGACCTCTCCCTGGCCCTCAAGGGAGCCACGGAAGAGCTGCGGCAGAAGTTCTACCGCAACATGTCGAAGAGGGCCGCCGAAATGCTCAAGGAGGACATGGATTTCATGGGCCCCGTCCGGGTCCGCGACGTCGAGGAGGCCCAGCAGAAGATCGTCAACGTCGTCCGGGCCCTGGAGGACGCCGGGGAGATCGTCATCGCCCGCGGCGGCGAGGAGGAGCTCGTTGTCTAG
- the fliF gene encoding flagellar basal-body MS-ring/collar protein FliF gives MGEKLSSFVERLRRFWAGLSRWQRLSIVGAALGVVSLLVFMVVLSRKPSYEPLFSGLEVDDQAAIVDVLREQKIPYRLDPAANAILLPRDLVYETRLSLAQGGLPRGGGVGFELFDEGKMGMSDFQQRIAYLRALEGELARTVAKLDGVDFARVSIVLPQPRLFLEQQQPSTASVLVGLRSGRRIGPEQVRAIVHLVARSVEALDPKSVTVVDTAGNVLSDMIDDDSLIYSTGGEGRVSSLQRELERQQEVELEHKVRLMLERVFGPGRAVVRIRVELDFDKSRQNEREFIPGPAGKGVVRSQQAVDESYVGPGTPPAQAPGTTTNIPGYAVTQADQGNSEYNRSDVVTNYEITTRERERVVAPGGLRFLSASVLVDAELDEAALESLRQSVAAAIGLNAERGDNLVLRAMKFTASPADDLLAQVEAERLRRLYVFVGLGLLLLLLVAVGLFLWLRRRRLRPSLPSGDEGKRAPSLQEILDHPELLSEQGETAVLEEQLRAYALKNPAEMANLIQNWLSEEA, from the coding sequence ATGGGAGAGAAGCTTTCCTCTTTTGTCGAGCGACTGCGCCGTTTCTGGGCCGGCCTCTCCCGTTGGCAGCGCCTTTCCATCGTCGGCGCCGCACTGGGAGTGGTCTCCCTTCTCGTCTTCATGGTCGTCCTTTCCCGGAAGCCCAGCTACGAGCCCCTCTTCTCGGGCCTCGAAGTCGATGATCAGGCGGCCATCGTCGATGTCCTGAGGGAACAGAAGATTCCCTATCGCCTCGATCCGGCGGCCAACGCCATCCTGCTGCCTCGCGACCTCGTCTACGAGACGCGCCTCTCCCTGGCCCAGGGCGGGCTGCCCCGCGGCGGCGGCGTGGGGTTCGAGCTCTTCGACGAGGGCAAAATGGGCATGAGCGACTTCCAGCAGCGCATCGCCTACCTTCGCGCCCTCGAAGGAGAGCTGGCCCGGACGGTGGCCAAACTGGACGGCGTCGACTTCGCCCGCGTCAGCATCGTCCTGCCCCAGCCCAGGCTCTTCCTGGAGCAGCAGCAGCCCTCGACGGCCTCCGTTCTCGTCGGCCTCCGGTCGGGGCGCCGCATCGGTCCCGAGCAGGTCCGGGCCATCGTCCATCTCGTCGCCCGAAGCGTCGAGGCCCTGGACCCCAAGAGCGTCACCGTCGTCGATACGGCGGGCAACGTCCTCTCCGACATGATCGACGACGACTCTCTCATCTACTCCACCGGCGGGGAGGGGCGCGTCTCGTCCCTTCAGCGGGAGCTGGAACGCCAGCAGGAGGTCGAGCTGGAGCACAAGGTCCGCCTCATGCTGGAGCGCGTCTTCGGGCCCGGCCGGGCCGTCGTCCGCATCCGCGTCGAGCTCGATTTCGACAAATCCCGCCAGAACGAGCGGGAGTTCATTCCCGGTCCCGCGGGAAAGGGCGTCGTCCGGAGCCAGCAGGCCGTCGACGAGAGCTACGTGGGACCCGGAACGCCTCCAGCCCAGGCCCCGGGGACGACGACGAACATTCCCGGCTATGCCGTCACCCAGGCCGACCAGGGCAACAGCGAGTATAACCGCTCCGACGTCGTCACCAACTACGAGATCACCACGAGGGAACGGGAGCGCGTCGTCGCCCCCGGCGGCCTTCGCTTCCTGTCGGCCTCGGTTCTCGTCGACGCCGAACTGGACGAGGCGGCCCTGGAGAGCCTGCGTCAGTCCGTCGCCGCCGCCATCGGCCTCAACGCCGAACGGGGCGACAACCTGGTCCTGCGGGCCATGAAATTCACCGCCTCTCCGGCCGACGATCTTCTGGCCCAGGTGGAGGCCGAGCGCCTCCGCCGCCTCTATGTCTTCGTCGGGCTGGGCCTTCTCCTCCTGCTCCTCGTCGCCGTCGGCCTGTTTCTCTGGCTCCGTCGTCGCCGCCTTCGCCCCTCCCTCCCTTCCGGAGACGAGGGAAAAAGAGCTCCATCGCTTCAGGAGATCCTCGACCATCCCGAACTGCTCTCCGAGCAGGGAGAGACGGCCGTCCTGGAAGAACAGCTTCGCGCCTACGCGCTGAAAAACCCCGCGGAGATGGCCAACCTGATCCAGAACTGGCTCTCCGAAGAAGCCTGA
- a CDS encoding flagellar hook-basal body complex protein FliE: protein MAERMMDLSKLALESRQGIEEPERRRTAATPFVDILEGQLMEANEQQLLSDGDMRRLATGDVNDISDVVLSVTQGELALRMVVEVRNKLVEAYQTLSRMPV, encoded by the coding sequence ATGGCCGAACGGATGATGGACCTCTCGAAACTGGCTCTCGAGTCCAGGCAGGGTATCGAAGAACCGGAGCGTCGCCGCACCGCTGCGACGCCTTTTGTGGACATTCTGGAGGGGCAGCTGATGGAGGCCAACGAGCAGCAGCTTCTCTCCGACGGCGATATGCGCCGCCTCGCCACGGGAGATGTGAACGACATCTCCGACGTCGTCCTTTCCGTGACCCAGGGAGAGCTGGCTCTCCGTATGGTCGTCGAAGTGCGGAACAAGCTCGTCGAGGCCTATCAGACCCTCTCGCGCATGCCTGTCTGA
- the flgC gene encoding flagellar basal body rod protein FlgC — translation MSLFRAIDTAGSGLTAHRLWMDLVAENLANVNTTRTPDGGPYVRKVPLFSERLDEVMGRGDGDGVRAVAIAEDDQPPRLAYEPDHPDANDEGYVAYPNVNVIREMADMMVASRAYEANLAVVESAKAMFSGALDVLRG, via the coding sequence ATGTCCCTCTTCCGCGCCATCGACACGGCCGGCAGCGGCCTCACGGCCCATCGCCTCTGGATGGACCTCGTCGCGGAAAACCTGGCCAACGTCAACACGACGCGCACGCCCGACGGAGGCCCCTACGTCCGTAAGGTTCCCCTCTTTTCCGAGCGTCTCGACGAGGTGATGGGTCGAGGCGACGGTGACGGCGTGCGGGCCGTCGCCATCGCCGAAGACGATCAGCCCCCCCGCCTCGCCTACGAGCCCGACCACCCCGACGCGAACGACGAGGGCTACGTGGCCTACCCCAACGTCAACGTCATCCGGGAGATGGCCGACATGATGGTCGCCAGCCGGGCCTACGAGGCCAATCTGGCCGTCGTCGAATCGGCCAAGGCCATGTTCAGCGGCGCCCTCGACGTCCTCAGGGGATGA
- the flgB gene encoding flagellar basal body rod protein FlgB yields the protein MRSDLTWNVLAKDLEGLSKRFDAVSSNIANANTPRYARREVRFEEELQELLDGPSKMPLALTDERHIPLRPLSVDDVTPDEVRPVDEIYRLDGNNVDPEVEMARLAETRMAYNAANRLVAKKAALYRLAIGGR from the coding sequence GTGCGCAGCGATCTGACCTGGAATGTCCTCGCAAAAGACCTGGAGGGGCTCTCGAAGCGCTTCGACGCCGTCAGCTCCAACATCGCCAACGCCAACACGCCTCGTTACGCCCGCCGCGAGGTCCGCTTCGAGGAGGAGCTTCAGGAACTGCTCGACGGCCCGAGCAAGATGCCCCTGGCCCTCACCGACGAGCGGCATATCCCTCTTCGACCTCTCTCCGTCGACGACGTGACGCCCGACGAAGTCCGCCCCGTCGACGAGATCTACCGCCTCGACGGCAACAACGTCGACCCCGAGGTGGAGATGGCCCGCCTGGCCGAGACGCGCATGGCCTACAACGCCGCCAATCGCCTCGTCGCCAAGAAGGCCGCCCTCTATCGGCTGGCCATCGGTGGCCGCTGA
- the codY gene encoding GTP-sensing pleiotropic transcriptional regulator CodY → MNTPKELIEARPKILNPSAMQDLLEKTRLVGRALQSRRDTTAPDYQRLCKLLCDLAAANVYVINREGRILGYAWVSEYDCATMLDQLKDGRMPDNYVDKLNQLHESVLNHTDHGLCAYSDAPCTYSNKHVVYTPINGGGERLGTLILARFGHPFDTRDLVLGEYLSTVVGLEILHERTRSIQERARERLVVQMAMRALSYSEVESVRHIIQELGSSEGVVVASRVADRVGVTRSVIVNALRKLESAGIIESRSLGMKGTYIKVLSPLFMEELDVFEQ, encoded by the coding sequence ATGAACACGCCGAAAGAACTGATCGAAGCCCGTCCCAAGATCCTCAACCCCTCGGCCATGCAGGACCTGCTGGAGAAGACCCGCCTCGTCGGCAGGGCTCTTCAGAGCCGCCGCGACACGACCGCTCCCGACTATCAGCGCCTGTGCAAACTCCTCTGCGACCTGGCGGCGGCCAACGTCTACGTCATCAACCGGGAGGGGCGCATTCTCGGTTACGCCTGGGTCAGCGAATACGACTGCGCCACCATGCTGGACCAGCTCAAGGACGGACGGATGCCCGACAATTACGTGGACAAGCTCAACCAGCTCCACGAATCGGTCCTCAACCACACGGACCACGGCCTCTGTGCCTACTCAGACGCTCCCTGCACCTACTCGAACAAACACGTCGTCTACACGCCCATCAACGGCGGCGGAGAGAGGCTGGGGACGCTGATCCTCGCCCGTTTCGGCCATCCCTTCGACACCCGTGACCTCGTCCTCGGCGAATACCTCTCCACCGTCGTCGGCCTCGAGATCCTTCACGAGAGGACCCGCTCCATCCAGGAGCGTGCCCGGGAACGTCTCGTCGTCCAGATGGCCATGCGGGCCCTCTCCTACTCGGAAGTCGAATCGGTGCGCCACATCATCCAGGAGCTCGGCAGCTCCGAAGGCGTCGTCGTCGCCAGCCGCGTCGCCGACCGCGTCGGCGTGACGAGAAGCGTCATCGTCAACGCCCTGCGGAAGCTGGAGAGCGCCGGCATCATCGAAAGCCGCAGCCTGGGCATGAAGGGCACCTACATCAAGGTCCTGAGCCCCCTCTTCATGGAGGAGCTGGACGTCTTCGAACAGTAG
- the hslU gene encoding ATP-dependent protease ATPase subunit HslU, whose translation MTLLGERNGLTPAAIVAYLDRFIVGQGKAKRAVAVALRNRMRRRLLEESLAREVAPKNILMVGPTGVGKTEIARRLAGLVDAPFVKVEATKFTEVGYVGRDVESMIRDLVEASLQTVKGRRLEEVKAPAAERAEERLLDALLPSPRRLSQVPDFFRSFMGGRQEEPEEPVETEDEAERRRGTRERLREMLRKGKLEGRDVEIEVTQSAAAGMPLMGGAGLEEMGINIGEMLGGLLPKKSKRRRVTVAEARRLLEMEEAEKLIDMESVVKEALSKAQEEGIVFIDELDKVASGEGRSSGPDVSREGVQRDLLPIVEGSSVSTKYGTVRTDHILFIAAGAFHRVKPSDLVPELQGRFPIRVELDSLEEKDLARILVEPENSLVRQYEALLATEEVALSFEEEAVGAIASFAARINGEMENIGARRLHTLMEHLLEEISFGAPDMAGTSIVIDGAFVRSRLEVLAGDADIRRYLL comes from the coding sequence ATGACCCTTCTCGGAGAGAGAAACGGACTGACGCCGGCGGCCATCGTCGCCTACCTCGACCGCTTCATCGTCGGCCAGGGCAAGGCCAAGCGGGCCGTCGCCGTCGCCCTCCGCAACCGCATGCGCCGTCGGCTCCTCGAGGAGAGCCTGGCCCGGGAGGTGGCCCCCAAGAACATCCTCATGGTCGGCCCCACGGGGGTGGGCAAGACGGAGATCGCCCGACGCCTGGCCGGTCTCGTCGACGCCCCCTTCGTCAAGGTCGAGGCCACCAAGTTCACCGAAGTGGGCTACGTGGGGCGCGACGTCGAATCGATGATCCGCGACCTCGTCGAGGCCTCCCTTCAGACCGTCAAGGGCCGTCGGCTGGAAGAGGTCAAGGCTCCCGCCGCCGAGCGGGCCGAGGAGCGCCTCCTCGACGCCCTCCTTCCCTCGCCGCGCCGTCTCTCCCAGGTGCCCGACTTCTTCCGCTCCTTCATGGGAGGCCGCCAGGAGGAGCCCGAGGAGCCCGTCGAGACGGAAGACGAGGCGGAACGTCGGCGCGGCACGAGGGAGCGCCTGCGGGAGATGCTTCGAAAGGGCAAGCTCGAAGGGCGTGACGTGGAGATCGAAGTGACCCAGTCCGCCGCGGCCGGCATGCCGCTCATGGGCGGCGCCGGCCTGGAGGAGATGGGCATCAACATCGGCGAGATGCTCGGCGGCCTCCTTCCCAAGAAATCCAAGCGCCGTCGCGTCACCGTCGCCGAGGCCCGTCGCCTCCTCGAAATGGAAGAGGCCGAGAAGCTCATCGACATGGAATCGGTCGTCAAAGAGGCTCTCTCCAAGGCTCAGGAGGAGGGCATCGTCTTCATCGACGAGCTGGACAAGGTCGCCTCGGGAGAGGGCCGCTCCTCCGGCCCCGACGTGAGCCGCGAAGGCGTTCAGCGCGACCTCCTTCCCATCGTCGAGGGCTCGTCCGTCTCCACCAAATACGGCACGGTCCGCACCGACCACATCCTCTTCATCGCCGCCGGAGCCTTCCACCGCGTCAAGCCCTCGGACCTCGTCCCCGAGCTTCAGGGGCGTTTTCCCATCCGCGTCGAGCTCGACTCGCTGGAGGAGAAGGACCTGGCCCGCATCCTCGTCGAGCCCGAGAACAGCCTCGTCCGCCAGTACGAGGCCCTTCTGGCCACGGAGGAAGTGGCGCTCTCCTTCGAGGAGGAGGCCGTCGGAGCCATCGCCTCCTTCGCTGCCCGCATCAACGGCGAAATGGAGAACATCGGCGCCCGCAGGCTTCATACCCTGATGGAGCATCTCCTGGAGGAGATCAGTTTCGGCGCTCCCGACATGGCCGGAACGTCGATCGTCATCGACGGAGCCTTCGTCCGGTCTCGCCTCGAGGTTCTGGCCGGCGACGCCGATATCCGCCGTTACCTGCTCTGA
- the hslV gene encoding ATP-dependent protease subunit HslV: MELLKGTTILCVRKEGLVAMAGDGQVTLGTQIIKASARKVRRIGGDKVLAGFAGSTADAMTLLERFEKRLGEEQGRLARAAVALVKEWRTDKALRRLEAMMLVADAEQTLLLSGAGDVLEPEGDAATIGSGSGFALAAARAFLESGTLDAEAVARRSLEIASEICIYTNDALTVEVLGR; this comes from the coding sequence ATGGAACTCCTTAAGGGAACGACAATCCTCTGTGTCCGCAAGGAAGGCCTCGTGGCCATGGCCGGAGACGGCCAGGTCACGCTGGGCACTCAGATCATCAAGGCCTCGGCCCGCAAGGTCCGCCGCATCGGAGGCGACAAGGTCCTGGCCGGCTTCGCCGGCAGCACGGCCGACGCCATGACGCTGCTGGAGCGCTTCGAAAAACGTCTCGGAGAGGAACAGGGGCGCCTGGCCCGGGCCGCCGTGGCCCTCGTCAAGGAATGGCGCACCGACAAGGCCCTGCGCCGCCTCGAGGCGATGATGCTCGTCGCCGACGCCGAACAGACCCTGCTCCTTTCGGGGGCGGGCGATGTCCTCGAGCCCGAGGGCGACGCGGCGACGATCGGCTCCGGCTCCGGCTTCGCCCTGGCCGCGGCCAGGGCCTTCCTGGAATCGGGAACGCTCGACGCCGAGGCCGTGGCCCGGCGGAGCCTGGAGATCGCCTCGGAGATCTGCATCTACACCAACGACGCCCTCACCGTGGAGGTCCTGGGACGATGA
- a CDS encoding tyrosine recombinase XerC, giving the protein MKFSKGRSDNTVVSYAVDLSQFVDYLLQQERTSPREIESGNIRGFLREIVGFGFARTSAARKLSAIKSWMAYLLECGLIEKDPAATVKGPKLPGRLPRAIAFEDVVRLIEEGPEGESFLRDRALLEILYGCGLRVAETVDIDGTDVDLDERWIRVKGKGRKERMVPMGRPALAALRAYGEAEGSLGEGPLFRGPEGTRLTVRTVHRVVTRAARRVGLSGVTPHVLRHSYATHMLEGGASLRVLQELLGHESLVTTQRYLKITADQLLASYSAAHPRAGREESDGTP; this is encoded by the coding sequence ATGAAGTTTAGTAAAGGGCGATCGGACAACACCGTCGTCAGCTATGCCGTCGATCTCTCCCAGTTCGTCGACTACCTTCTCCAGCAGGAGAGGACCTCTCCTCGTGAGATCGAATCGGGGAACATCCGGGGCTTCCTGAGGGAGATCGTCGGCTTCGGCTTCGCCCGCACGTCGGCGGCGAGAAAGCTTTCGGCCATCAAAAGCTGGATGGCCTATCTGCTGGAATGCGGCCTCATCGAGAAAGATCCCGCCGCGACGGTGAAGGGGCCCAAACTCCCCGGTCGCCTTCCTCGGGCCATCGCCTTCGAAGACGTGGTGCGCCTCATCGAGGAGGGACCCGAGGGAGAGTCGTTTCTGCGCGACAGGGCCCTCCTGGAGATCCTCTACGGCTGCGGCCTCCGCGTCGCCGAGACCGTCGACATCGACGGGACGGACGTCGATCTCGACGAAAGGTGGATCCGAGTCAAGGGCAAGGGGAGGAAGGAGCGGATGGTCCCCATGGGACGTCCCGCCCTCGCGGCCCTCCGCGCCTACGGCGAAGCCGAGGGGTCGCTCGGCGAGGGGCCTCTCTTCCGCGGGCCGGAAGGGACGCGGCTGACGGTGCGCACCGTCCATCGCGTCGTCACCCGGGCGGCCCGTCGCGTCGGCCTCTCGGGCGTGACGCCCCACGTCCTCCGCCACAGCTACGCCACGCACATGCTCGAAGGCGGAGCCAGCCTGAGGGTTCTCCAGGAGCTTCTGGGCCACGAAAGCCTCGTCACGACGCAGCGGTACCTCAAAATCACGGCCGATCAGCTTCTGGCCAGTTACAGCGCCGCTCATCCGCGGGCGGGAAGGGAAGAAAGCGATGGAACTCCTTAA
- the trmFO gene encoding methylenetetrahydrofolate--tRNA-(uracil(54)-C(5))-methyltransferase (FADH(2)-oxidizing) TrmFO, whose product MAARPEILVVGAGLAGSEAAWQLASRGYPVRLVEMRPRRMTAAHVTGHCAELVCSNSLGADALTSAGGILKAEMRRLGSLILSVADERRVPAGQALAVDREGFARAVTDRLASHPLIRMECDEIVELPRGPAIVATGPLTSGRLAEALKERAGGFLAFFDAVAPVVTVDSVDFSVAFRAGRYGRGDDYVNCPMDEEQYRAFHKALVEAEGAPRKDFERDMSYFEGCLPVEIIASRGPETLRFGPLKPVGLVDASRPDREFFAVVQLRQDNGEGTLFNLVGFQTNLRWGEQERVFRMIPGLERAEFVRFGVMHRNVYLCAPRVLDGALRLKGEEDLFLAGQIVGVEGYMESTAMGLVAALNVAARCEGRPFPLWPRETAIGSLLHYLVDALPATFQPMNVNLGIFPPLERKVRPKPERCRQVALRALEALGKGVRKEDLPENLR is encoded by the coding sequence ATGGCGGCCAGGCCTGAAATCCTCGTCGTCGGGGCGGGGCTGGCCGGAAGCGAGGCGGCCTGGCAGCTGGCCTCCCGAGGGTACCCGGTCCGTCTCGTCGAGATGCGCCCCCGTCGGATGACGGCGGCTCACGTGACGGGCCACTGCGCCGAGCTCGTCTGCAGCAACTCTCTCGGCGCCGACGCCCTCACCTCGGCGGGAGGCATCCTCAAGGCGGAGATGCGTCGCCTGGGAAGCCTCATCCTCTCCGTGGCCGACGAGAGGCGCGTCCCCGCCGGCCAGGCCCTGGCCGTCGACAGGGAGGGCTTCGCCAGGGCCGTCACGGACCGGCTGGCCTCTCACCCTCTGATCCGCATGGAGTGCGACGAGATCGTCGAGCTTCCCCGCGGGCCGGCCATCGTCGCCACGGGTCCCCTCACCTCCGGCAGGCTGGCCGAGGCCCTGAAGGAGAGGGCAGGGGGCTTCCTGGCCTTCTTCGACGCCGTGGCCCCCGTCGTCACCGTCGATTCCGTCGACTTCTCCGTCGCCTTTCGGGCCGGCCGCTACGGTCGGGGCGACGACTACGTCAACTGCCCCATGGACGAGGAGCAGTACAGGGCCTTCCACAAGGCCCTCGTCGAGGCCGAGGGGGCGCCGAGGAAGGACTTCGAGAGGGACATGAGCTATTTCGAAGGCTGTCTTCCCGTCGAAATCATCGCCTCCCGCGGCCCCGAGACGCTTCGTTTCGGGCCTCTCAAGCCCGTGGGACTCGTCGACGCCTCCCGTCCCGACAGGGAGTTCTTCGCCGTCGTCCAGCTCCGCCAGGACAACGGCGAGGGAACCCTTTTCAATCTCGTCGGTTTCCAGACCAACCTGCGCTGGGGGGAACAGGAGCGCGTCTTCCGCATGATTCCCGGCCTGGAAAGGGCCGAGTTCGTCCGCTTCGGCGTCATGCACCGCAACGTCTACCTCTGTGCCCCCCGCGTCCTCGACGGAGCCCTGCGCCTGAAAGGGGAGGAGGACCTCTTCCTGGCCGGACAGATCGTCGGCGTCGAGGGCTACATGGAGAGCACGGCCATGGGGCTCGTGGCGGCCCTCAACGTGGCGGCCCGCTGCGAGGGACGCCCCTTCCCCCTCTGGCCTCGGGAGACGGCCATCGGCTCCCTCCTTCACTATCTCGTCGATGCCCTGCCCGCGACGTTTCAGCCCATGAACGTCAACCTCGGCATCTTCCCGCCCCTGGAACGCAAGGTCCGCCCCAAGCCCGAGCGTTGTCGCCAGGTGGCTCTCCGGGCCCTGGAGGCGCTGGGAAAAGGGGTCCGAAAAGAGGACTTGCCCGAAAATCTTCGATAA